The Planktothrix agardhii NIES-204 genomic interval ATTTCACTGATAGTCGATGCTAATTCAGGTCTAGAAGCTTCTAGAAGCACTTCCGATGGACGATTGAAGACCCAGCTTCGTAATATTCCTCCCTCGTGATCCACCTATCTGAAAAACCACTGATAGAAGAAAGAATTGATCCCCCGATCCAAGTGGAATATTTTCCCTCTGGGACAGCAATAACTTTGACTTTAGAACTGATAGACTGAGGAGCGAGTTTTTGCACCTCTTTTGTCAGACGTTCTGCTAACCCAGGAAAAAGAGTAGTGCCACCGGATAGCACAATATTCTGATATAGATCACTTCTTATATCAGCATCGCTCTTTTCGATTGCCTGATATACCTGCTCATGAATTCCCCCAAACTCCTTGCCTGTCAGAGATGGATAGTCTGTGATCTTGCGATCAGCAAGATTGATTCTTAGGATGCTATGGGGCAGAGCATAGCCATCGCGAACGGGAACAATATGCGTCACTCCATCACCGATTTCCACCACTACTCCCGTAGGCTTACCAGCAGATTGGAGTGAAAGGACTGCCGTGTTAGCAACATAGAGTCCCGGCACACCAAAGGTGTCGAACAAGATCTCAGTTAGTTTCTCTCGATTGCGATTTGGATTTAGTGACGTTTCTGTGATCAATACATTGTGTTCTTCAGGGTTTACTCGCAGCTCTTTCTTAAACGTGTGATCGAGAACTTTTTCAAAGTCGTCCCAGTCTTCAACGATGCCATGCTCAATGGGGCGTTTCAGGATCAATACCCCGCGCTTTTCCTCAGCCTGTGTACCTACATAATAGTCCTTCTGGTCAGAGCCGACCATAATGCCTGGAACTTTTGGTCTGCCAACGACAGTGGGAAATACAGCCCTTGGTGCGTCTTCACCTGCAAAGCCAGCCTTCACATAGTCTGAGCCAATGTCAATAATCACGTGCGGTTTTTCTCGATCGTACATAGTCTTTCTGTTTGTTGTTGCTAGTAATGGTTAAATTGTTAGACACTCAGGCAAATTTGAATCGGCGGATTATCCATCCGAGAGTGCTGCAAACCTTGTAGGGCATACGGCAATGTATGTAAATAATTCTAGCTGAGTTTAGTTAGTCAAAAATGTCTACAGGTACAGATCATCTGACCGTTTTAAAGGTCACTACTAAAATGAGAAACGCTTGTCTTTCAAATGCCTGAAATTCTTTGACACGATCGCCAGCAGCAAATTTGGCTGTGCGTTTGTCTTTATATTTTTGAGGCATAGGCAAGTGTTATGCGTTACGTCAAGTATAACACTTATGTCGCAATTTCGCAAAAAATCAACCAGCGATCGCTTTGAGGAGAGCTATATTTGATGTTTATAGTCTAAATATCGAGACTCAAAGTAGGGTAATATCTTATCGGGGTTTAGAAGAAATAATTTTCTAAGGGGTAAAATATGGCAGAACTTAATGTCACGAAAAAAAGTATAAGTAGTTTATTTTCTGAAATGCAGGGAACTAAATTCATAATCCCTGATTATCAACGACCATATAAATGGGATTTAGAAAAATGCGAAATTCTATGGCAGGATCTTACAAGTTTCTTTGAAGAAAGAACGGTAAGTGAGGAGTATTACTTAGGCACAGTTGTTACTTGTAAAAACGATGAATCTGGAAAGATTGAAATTGAAGTTATCGATGGGCAACAGCGTATCACCTCACTCTTGCTTCTTCTAAGAGCATTCTATTCAAAATTGGAAAACAGTGCAATTGAAGACGACAATATTGCTGGTCTCAAGAATCAAATTGCACCATGTATTTGGGACGTTAACCCTATTTCGGGAAGAGTTTCTGACACAAGTTTAATCCATATAGAATCACGAGTTGCAACTGAATCTGACAATGAAGTATTTCATGCGATTCTTCGGACAGGAAAATCAAAACCAAATGCTACCGACCTTTATTCAAAAAATTATGACTATTTCTTTTCAAAGTGTGAAGAATATGCAATGAATAATCCAATTCATTGGCAGGAATTCTGTGTTTCTATTTTAAAAAACTGCATTATACTTCCAATTGATTGCGAAAAACTAGACACAGCGTTGACCATATTTTCAACTCTGAACGACCGAGGAATGCCACTGTCGGATTCCGACATTTTTAAAGCCCAAATTTATCGTACTAAGAATACCGAGGAAGAAAAATCAGAATTCACTAATTCATGGAGAGAGCTTACTGAAACAGTTGATGACGCAGGAATGACTCTGGATGCTCTTTTCCGAAATTATTCGCACGTTATTCGTGGCAGAAGTCGTGATAAAACAAAAGAAATCGCTCTAAGAAAATTTTATGCTGGCGAAAAATTTGAAAAATTAAAGCAACCTAACTTGATGAAAGAATTGCAAGAGCTTGCAGAATTTTGGCTAACTGTGAAACAAGGTAAATCTACATTTCAGGGACGAGAGTTTATTTCTCAGCAGTCGTTTAAATATCTTCATTGCCTTAACCATTACCCAAATGAATACTGGAAATATGTTACAAGTGCATATTTTTTCAAAAATAAAGATTTGGATTCGTTTTATACAAGTTTTTCTGAATATCTCGCAACTTTAATTTCATTTTTGTTTGCTGAGTTTGTTCAGAAACCAACCGTAAATAAAATAAAGGACTCATGTTACCAATTTTGCATTGATATTTTTGAAGGAAAACCACTAACAATAATCACTTCAATTCCTCCAGAATTTTCAACTACTTTGGCCCAAACCGTTAATTATAAAATTGCTCGCGCCATGATTTTGCTTCATGCTTATCTAAATCCCAATCAAATTGACATGATTGAGTCCAATTTTGAGATTGAACATATTTTCCCTCGTGTTTGGCAAGCAGCTAACTACAATGGCTGGAATCACGAAGATGCAAAAGTCTATTTGGAGCGATATGGAAACAAAGTGGCTATAGGAAAAAAACTAAACATCCAAGCTGGTAATGGTTATTTTGGACAGAAGAAAAATAAATATAAAGACTCACCCATTGCTAATGTTAATGACCTTTCAAAATACCCAAGTGATGATTGGGTAAAGACCGACATTGAAGCAAGAGAAAAACTGTTTTTAGAATCAATTGTGAGTTTCTTTCATTCCAATTTGCATAAAAAATAAGTTCAAGATACCGATTATACTTTTAGAATAGATATTTAAAGACAAATAATTTTTAAGCGATCGCCTAAAAATCACGACTCACACCGAATAGCGATCGCTTTTTCTATCACTTCCCAATACCCAAAATTCTATTCTATAATTCTGAATTTTAATCATCATCTTGATCCTCGTCTGACTCGTCTAATAGCCCTAATCTCAATAGCTTTTTAGCAAGAGCATATACGTCTTGTTTACTACCATCCTTCCGAATTCCCAAAGCCACAATCATGACAGTGACTTGAGCTTGCTCGATCGCGTAAATAATGCGATATCTTTGTCCAACTGCACGCACACTGTAATAACCATCTAGTTCACCGAGTAATGGTTTTCCCTGTATTTCGGGAGATTCTTTGAGCTTGTCAATGCGATCGCTAATTTTTTTACGGATACGGCGATCGCTGATTTCTTTTAATAGTTTGAAAGCCGTAGGTTGAATAACGACGCGATACATTACAGGTCTAATTCTCGTTTAGCTGATTCCCAATCTATTCCTTGTGCTGATTTCGCCTCGGTAATACCTTGATGCAAGTTAGCCATAAGCTTCGCATCCCCAAGTATTTCTAGGGTTTCGAGTATTGCTTCGTAATGTTCCCATGTCATCACGGCTAGGACGGGCTTGCCTCTACGGGTAATTGCCAGTGTACCGCCTTGCTGGGCAAGCTTTTCAGGTAATGAGGTTAACTCGTTTCTTGCTTCTGTAATCGGAATATTGGATAGCATTATTTTTGAATCTATCTGTACATCTAAGTGTACATCTAAATACAGCAAAAGCGATCGCCTAATAATCACGACTCACAGGAATATAATATATAATAGGATATGAGATAGTTAAAATTTCTCCCCGAACATTCAATGAGGATAGGACTATGAAGGAATTGATGCAACCCAGATTTCTCCTGCCTTAATAGTCGTCATATAATCCTTCATCTTCTGACGAATAACTTTTTAAAAAGGCATCATGGGCGCGATCGCCTGTTTCTGTTTCTGATTTTGGCTGAATAGTAATAAGCCATTTACCTTTGCCGATTCCTTCTATTATGGAGCTAGGTATTGTAAATTTTTCTCCGTCTTGAAGCTCTATTTCAAAAGCTAATTTTAATAACTGGCTTTTCATATTGTGTAGATACTAAAATATTTAAAATTCTAACATAGAGTTCGGTTTGGGTTTTAGAGCGATCGCATCTTCAACAGCCAAAACATCACGATCGCCTAAAAATGCTGATTTCGCCTCGGTAATACCTTGACGCAAGTTAGCCATAAGGTTCGCACTATCTGTACATCTAATTTTACATCTAAATACAGCAAAAGCGATCGCCTAAAAATCACGACTCACACCGAATAGCGATCGCCAGATCATCTAATTTATTAACTATCTTTTTTCTTAACTCGCTTTTTCTTCTCGACTTTCAGCAATGGCGCACTTAGGGCTTCATAGAGATTAAATAAATACTCAATGCGATTTAATTCGCTAACAAAAGGTTGGGGACGATAGCAAAGATCAACGGCTTTATCTAGGGCTTGATGGGCTTTTACCAAATCGGGCGGCATGGTGAGAGGATCGTAAAGATCGGCGAGGCTACTATCAGGATATTTTGCCCTTGTGTCTAATACTTTTTGTGCGGCGGTTTCGACTTTTTGCTTTTGTTTGTCGCTGACATTTTCAGGGAATGGATAGTTGTTGTAAACAATGTCTTTGGAATAACGATAATCGCTTTTTAATCTTCCACAAACATACTTCATCCATGTCATGTGAATTGCAGAAGTGAGAACACCAAAAATATAGAGATTAGCATTAGGTATCAATAAAACTTGATCATTTCCAATCACATCTCTAGACATAAATCCAATGGGAATATATATTCTTTTCTCTGAAGATACACGAGGCACAAGTAAATAATCTGTTTCTGGTTGTGCTATCTGACAAAATAGAGTAGGTGTAGCTGCAAACTTACGAGTAGATGCTGCTTTACTTTCCAACCTAAAATTTTTAACTTTATAAACTTTTTTTAATACCTCTGGCAAAGCTTTGAGTTCATTTGGAGAAATATCAACGAGCCATAAACAATAACGGCTATAGCCATTAATAAATTCTTGCGCTCCTGTATAGGGTCTTATCCATTTTTTAGCTTGAGGCTCAATTTTAATAAATTCTTCATTTTCTGCTTCACTAAAAATGAAGTTTCCACCATCTCTTGGCATACTTCCGAAACGCATTAAGGGAACATCAGAAACAGGAACACTTCGATTATTAATAATGATATCATTTCCATCTACTAGATAAGGGTTGATATTCTTCGCTTTTATTACAAGCGGTTCGCCATTAATATCTTGATAGTCAAAAATATACTTTTCTATAGCATCAAAGTAAGAAAATCCAATAATAACGCAATGTACAGCAGCATTGCCTTTTGCTTCATTAGTCCATTTAAAAGTACGATGTGCAAAGTTGATTTTAACTTTGTATTTGCCAAAAAGAATATTCCAAAGTATAGCGACTTGTTCACCTTGAGATATTGAGTTAGTAGAAACAAAACCTACATTTATCTTATTATTTTGTATAACTTGTGCAGCTTTCAGATACCAAGCACAGACGTAATCTAATACACCCGTTCCTTTTTCTCCATCAAAAACATAAGCAATATCGTTTCTTTGTTCATCATTCATGATCATTGCGCCAACAAAAGGAGGATTCCCTAAAATAAAATTCAACTTCTCTTTTGCAACAACAGACTCCCAATCAATTTTTAACGAATTACCATGTACAATCTTCGCGGATTTCTTCAAAGGCAACCGCACAAAATACTGCCCAAACTCATTACTCACCTTCACATTCATCTGATGATCAATTAACCACATCGCCACCTCAGCAACTCGCACGGCAAATTCATCATATTCAATCCCCGCAAACTGATCCACATCCACTTGAATAATTGAGCTAATATCCGTCACTAACTGCCCAGTCTTATTCAATTCCAACAAAATCAAAATCTCTAAATCTCGCAATTCCCGATAGGTAATAATCAAGAAATTACCACAACCACAAGCAGGATCAAGGAAATATAAATTTGCAATCTTTTTATGTAATGTTTCTAGTTTGCCCTTACTACCCTTTGCCTTCTCAAATTCAATATAAAGATCATCCAAAAAAAGCGGCTTAATCAACTTTTGAATATTCTTTTCAGAAGTATAATGAACCCCTAAATTACGCCGTTCCGTCTGATTCATTACCGCCTGAAACATCGACCCAAAAATGGCAGGGGAAATCTTACCCCAATCAAACGCACAAGCCTTTAACAACATTTCACGCATCGGTTTATCAAACGCCGCAGGTTGTACAGTCTCCTCAAATAACTTCCCATTTACATAGGGAAACTGCGCTAAATTTTCATCTAAATTTTTTAACCGCTTCTCCTTAGATGTATTTAAAATATGGAAAATTGAAGCAATGTGCATCGCCAAATCACTGCCATCTTCCTTGGTATGAAGATCAATATATTCCCAAAAAATTCCCTTATTAAAAATGCCCGTATCATCGGCAAACATACAGAACAACAGCCGCACTAGATAAACCTCTAAATCATGCCCTGTATAGCCAATTTCTTTCAGGCGATCGTGCAGTTCTCCCATCAATTCCGCCGCCGCAATATTGACCGGATCTTCATCCTTATAAACCCGTTTTTCATATCCAGCTATAAAGCCGAATAGATGGACGTGATTTACAAAATCCTTTAGCTCAAACTCTTTGGTTTCGTTCGTATCTAAATCATAAAGCCGGAATTTTTGGAAATCCGAAACTAAAATATATTTTGGTAATTCATGCTCTTTTAAATTGGGAAAATAATCTTTTGCCTGTTGTGTAGCCTTATCTAAGTCCTTGCCCCTAGACTTATGCTCCACCAAAATTATCCCTTTCCACAAAAGATCGATAAAGCCTTGTTTATTATCCGCCTTTTTAATCGGTAGCTCAAAACTTCCTACCCGCCGCCGTGAAATGCCAAACACATTAAAAAAATCATTCCAGAATGATTGTGACTCTGATTTTTCTGAAGTTTCAGTTTCCCATTCTTTAGAAAAGGCGATCGCCCTTTGCTTAATTTCATTCCAACTTAGAGGCATATCGGCAAATCTTAAGACATAACTTTAGTTAATATTTATACTATAGCAACCGCCAAGGCAGTTAGGATAGAGACGGATCTTGGAACCCAGACGGTGAAGTGTTTTCCCCCTGTTCCCTCCCCCCTAGCCCCCGGGGGCTGTTCCCTACTATATCATTCAGAACGGACGGGGATTCCATCTATCGGGACTTACGCCAGTACACCATATATAGCGTGCTTGCCCAAGTCCTGATAGATTAAAATCCGTGAAATCCGCTTAAATCTGTGATCCATCCTGCTCTATTTTGTCCAAATTGGTAGAACAAAACACAGACGAGAATCTATACTAAGTGGAATAATAGTTCACAAACCGGGATTGCCCTAAATCAGATACAATTTAGCCACTTGTCAATATCCAACGTAAACTGATAAACAGTAATTGTCTACGGGCTATTTTCTTTTGATAGTTCAAAACTTAAAAAAATATTAATTTTCCCTTAAAAGACTGTTTCAACCCCAATCTATGTATTAAAACCCTATGAAATCTGCATCCCCGACCAATTCTATATCAGGAGAATCAACGGTTGTTTCAGCACAAGTAATTGATGTAACACCCGTTCAGGAGTCTACAGTTAATCGAAAGGGTATGAGCAAAGTGGGGGGTGAGACCCCTCTTGAAGAATCATCTTCTTCAACGAATGGGGGTTTAGTTCTCACAGGTGCAGGAGGCAGCAGTTTCTCCTCTATTCTGGCTCCTTTAACCAAAGACAATTTCGTTATTGTGGTTAAAGAAGTTGAGGATAAACTAAAAACCGTTAATCAAACCCTATCGATGCTGAATAATCTGCTCGATGCTCAGGGGTTTGAGGAGATTCTCAATGAAATGTTGCGGTCGATTACTATTAAGATAGGAGAACTTTTAAATGCCGATCGGACAACGATCTGGCTGGTAGATGAAGAAAAACACGAACTCTGGTCAATTGTAGCTGGAGGACAGGATGGTAAACCCTTAGAATTGAGAATCCCATCCACCGCCGGAATTGCTGGGGAAGTGGCGACCACTCGCAATGTGGTTAATATTCCCTACGATTTTTATAATGATCCGCGTTCGGCCGCCGCCAAGAAAATGGATCAGAAAAATGGCTATCGGACATATACGATGGTCGTTATGCCTCTTTTAAATGATGAAAATGGCTTGGTGGCGGTGGTACAATTACTAAATAAATTAAAACTGAATTCAAGCCACCTAGATCCCTTAGATGAAAAAATAGA includes:
- the barP gene encoding bacterial actin-related protein, whose product is MYDREKPHVIIDIGSDYVKAGFAGEDAPRAVFPTVVGRPKVPGIMVGSDQKDYYVGTQAEEKRGVLILKRPIEHGIVEDWDDFEKVLDHTFKKELRVNPEEHNVLITETSLNPNRNREKLTEILFDTFGVPGLYVANTAVLSLQSAGKPTGVVVEIGDGVTHIVPVRDGYALPHSILRINLADRKITDYPSLTGKEFGGIHEQVYQAIEKSDADIRSDLYQNIVLSGGTTLFPGLAERLTKEVQKLAPQSISSKVKVIAVPEGKYSTWIGGSILSSISGFSDRWITREEYYEAGSSIVHRKCF
- a CDS encoding prevent-host-death family protein, putative, encoding MLSNIPITEARNELTSLPEKLAQQGGTLAITRRGKPVLAVMTWEHYEAILETLEILGDAKLMANLHQGITEAKSAQGIDWESAKRELDL
- a CDS encoding DNA methylase; this encodes MPLSWNEIKQRAIAFSKEWETETSEKSESQSFWNDFFNVFGISRRRVGSFELPIKKADNKQGFIDLLWKGIILVEHKSRGKDLDKATQQAKDYFPNLKEHELPKYILVSDFQKFRLYDLDTNETKEFELKDFVNHVHLFGFIAGYEKRVYKDEDPVNIAAAELMGELHDRLKEIGYTGHDLEVYLVRLLFCMFADDTGIFNKGIFWEYIDLHTKEDGSDLAMHIASIFHILNTSKEKRLKNLDENLAQFPYVNGKLFEETVQPAAFDKPMREMLLKACAFDWGKISPAIFGSMFQAVMNQTERRNLGVHYTSEKNIQKLIKPLFLDDLYIEFEKAKGSKGKLETLHKKIANLYFLDPACGCGNFLIITYRELRDLEILILLELNKTGQLVTDISSIIQVDVDQFAGIEYDEFAVRVAEVAMWLIDHQMNVKVSNEFGQYFVRLPLKKSAKIVHGNSLKIDWESVVAKEKLNFILGNPPFVGAMIMNDEQRNDIAYVFDGEKGTGVLDYVCAWYLKAAQVIQNNKINVGFVSTNSISQGEQVAILWNILFGKYKVKINFAHRTFKWTNEAKGNAAVHCVIIGFSYFDAIEKYIFDYQDINGEPLVIKAKNINPYLVDGNDIIINNRSVPVSDVPLMRFGSMPRDGGNFIFSEAENEEFIKIEPQAKKWIRPYTGAQEFINGYSRYCLWLVDISPNELKALPEVLKKVYKVKNFRLESKAASTRKFAATPTLFCQIAQPETDYLLVPRVSSEKRIYIPIGFMSRDVIGNDQVLLIPNANLYIFGVLTSAIHMTWMKYVCGRLKSDYRYSKDIVYNNYPFPENVSDKQKQKVETAAQKVLDTRAKYPDSSLADLYDPLTMPPDLVKAHQALDKAVDLCYRPQPFVSELNRIEYLFNLYEALSAPLLKVEKKKRVKKKDS